In Methylobacterium aquaticum, the following are encoded in one genomic region:
- a CDS encoding malto-oligosyltrehalose synthase — protein MAVTEDVVARLADEAGIAADYTDAFGQRVETPLSVRQGLLAALGLPAGTEEEARASLARIQALRHGLVAPLVPVEARRAARVPVRAEARSGTLSWRIVDERGSARDGRVALGPDTAAIELPPLTPGYHRLTVTLGDRRAEATVIAAPQRCWRPRALGDEGARDWGLAAQLYGLRSATNLGIGTYADAGRAAADAGARGAAFLGLSPVHALFSTDRQKVSPYSPSSRLFLETLFIDSSTLPGLAGSRAERLLTDAAPEIARLRDASLVDHAGIWQVLSPVLEALWLDSPARAGRDTEFLAFRAAGGENLEAHATFEALAEHFSKKGANWLGDWPEAYRRNGTPEVSAFAAEHQERVSYHAWLQFLADRQLAAASAQALASGMRLGLYRDLAVGADRGGSEIWSHPERFAAGLSIGAPPDILAPNGQDWGLPPFDPLELERDGLAAFRALVQANMRHAGAIRIDHAFQLARLFLIPVGGGAKGGAYVAMPFEAMLAVLRLESHRAKCLVIAEDLGTAPAGFSDALMQAGILSYRILSFERGEGGTFKRPAEYPRDALCAITTHDLPTFVGWWRGVDTELRQSLGLYDADRAGSERDERVHERRRLAEALNQEGLIPSADVPGEPPFEAAVRFLARAPSVLTAVQYEDILGEVSQANMPGVTEGYPNWRRKLDRDLDAIAAPGGPLAKLAASLSSEERGPRSGAARLASPPPRATYRLQFHKDFTFDHAAKIVPYLAKLGISHVYASPIHKARPGSMHGYDIVDHREINPELGGEEAFVCFSDTLKSHGLKFLLDIVPNHMGVGGADNPWWLSVLEWGALSPAADAFDIDWGRLGARNKLVVPFLGDRYGEALEKGDLKLAFDPEEGGFSVWHFEHRFPVNPLNYPIILDRALAALPEVGDEGSADVLSISERLRRMGDETNSERMAAFPEEAEGLKRRLAHAVAVSSTLKAAIDRAVTLVNGFKGHPDSFGALHRILEAQAYRLAHWRVAASDINYRRFFDVNSLAGLKVEDRRVFEGAHAMLFRQIREGRIDGLRIDHIDGLADPAGYARALQAALGPGFYIVVEKILEPGEKLRPWPIAGTTGYDVLNQIDGLFVDQDKREAVARLYAGASGMDEPYAYLLRNVKGEILETSFASELEVLTSDLKQVADADRRTRDFSVNALRQALSEIIARFPVYRSYLGSDLDENEIEPEDLKLIGDTVRKAKRRSSLPDRSVHDFAERVLLGRIDTEGPGRPDPEVVRRFRRRFQQLTGPVMAKSLEDTLFYRFVELLALNEVGGDPGEYGVTAEHFHALQAARARDWPNAMITTATHDTKRGEDARTRLLALSEVPEEWADAWALWGELAKPHLSQVEGEAAPDANDQWMFLQAILGAWPLELLTDSPDPKDVEEFRKRLGAYAEKAMREGKRRSSWVNVDEAYEGAVAKLFDALVAPDSEFLREFRPFAERLARVGMVTGLARSALKCTLPGLPDIYQGTEFWDFSFVDPDNRRPVDYAEREAALGQDAALEDLLASWPDGRIKQRVLARLLADRAAHPGFYAEADYAPVAAEGPGADRLVAFLRQDATAGSEAGDLLVAVPRRVAAEEGLRLAGAFAGTSLPVPEGSVWRDLVTGEEIRSEGGRLSIGRLFSRLPLAVLRHSAS, from the coding sequence ATGGCCGTGACCGAGGATGTCGTCGCGCGGCTCGCCGATGAGGCGGGCATCGCTGCCGACTACACCGACGCCTTCGGCCAGCGCGTCGAGACCCCGCTCTCCGTGCGCCAGGGGCTGCTCGCCGCCCTCGGCCTGCCGGCCGGCACCGAGGAGGAGGCGCGGGCGAGCCTCGCCCGCATCCAGGCGCTTCGCCACGGCCTGGTGGCGCCGCTGGTGCCGGTTGAGGCACGCCGTGCCGCCCGGGTGCCGGTGCGGGCGGAGGCGCGCTCCGGCACGCTGAGCTGGCGCATCGTCGACGAGCGCGGCAGCGCCCGTGACGGGCGTGTCGCGCTGGGTCCCGACACCGCCGCGATCGAGCTGCCGCCCCTCACCCCCGGCTATCACCGCCTCACGGTGACGCTGGGAGACCGGCGCGCCGAGGCGACGGTGATCGCCGCCCCCCAGCGCTGCTGGCGCCCGCGGGCGCTGGGCGACGAGGGCGCCCGCGATTGGGGCCTCGCGGCGCAGCTCTACGGCCTGCGCTCCGCGACCAATCTCGGCATCGGCACCTATGCCGATGCCGGCCGGGCCGCGGCGGATGCCGGCGCAAGGGGCGCGGCTTTCTTAGGGTTGAGCCCGGTCCACGCCCTGTTCTCGACCGACCGCCAGAAGGTCTCGCCCTACTCGCCGTCCTCGCGGCTCTTCCTCGAGACGCTGTTCATCGATTCCAGCACGCTGCCGGGCCTCGCCGGCAGCCGGGCCGAGCGCCTGCTCACCGACGCCGCTCCCGAGATCGCGCGCCTGCGCGACGCCTCCCTGGTCGATCATGCCGGCATCTGGCAGGTCTTGAGCCCCGTGCTCGAGGCCCTGTGGCTGGACTCGCCGGCCCGGGCCGGGCGGGACACGGAGTTCCTGGCGTTCCGCGCCGCGGGCGGTGAGAACCTGGAGGCCCACGCGACCTTCGAGGCCCTGGCCGAGCACTTTTCGAAGAAAGGTGCGAACTGGCTCGGCGACTGGCCGGAGGCCTATCGCCGCAACGGCACGCCGGAGGTGTCGGCCTTCGCCGCCGAGCACCAGGAGCGGGTATCGTATCACGCCTGGCTGCAATTCCTCGCCGACCGGCAGCTCGCTGCGGCTTCTGCCCAGGCGCTGGCCTCAGGCATGCGGCTCGGCCTCTACCGCGACCTCGCGGTCGGCGCCGATCGCGGCGGCTCGGAGATCTGGTCGCATCCGGAGCGCTTCGCCGCCGGCCTGTCGATCGGCGCGCCGCCGGACATCCTGGCCCCGAACGGCCAGGATTGGGGCCTGCCGCCCTTCGATCCGCTGGAACTGGAGCGCGACGGACTCGCGGCCTTCCGGGCCCTGGTCCAGGCCAACATGCGCCATGCCGGCGCGATCCGCATCGACCACGCCTTCCAGCTCGCCCGGCTGTTCCTGATCCCGGTCGGGGGCGGGGCGAAGGGCGGGGCCTACGTGGCGATGCCGTTCGAGGCGATGCTGGCGGTGCTGCGCCTGGAGAGCCACCGGGCGAAGTGCCTCGTCATCGCCGAGGATCTCGGCACCGCGCCGGCCGGCTTCTCCGACGCGCTGATGCAGGCCGGCATCCTGAGCTACCGCATCCTGTCCTTCGAGCGGGGAGAGGGCGGCACGTTCAAGCGCCCGGCCGAGTATCCGCGCGACGCGCTCTGCGCCATCACCACCCACGACCTGCCGACCTTCGTCGGCTGGTGGCGGGGCGTCGATACGGAACTCCGCCAGTCCCTCGGCCTCTACGATGCCGACCGCGCCGGCTCCGAGCGCGACGAGCGGGTGCATGAGCGCCGGCGCCTCGCCGAGGCGCTGAACCAGGAAGGGCTGATCCCGTCGGCGGACGTGCCGGGCGAGCCGCCCTTCGAGGCCGCGGTGCGCTTCCTCGCCCGCGCCCCCTCGGTGCTGACCGCGGTGCAGTACGAGGACATCCTGGGCGAGGTGAGCCAGGCCAACATGCCGGGCGTCACCGAGGGCTACCCGAACTGGCGCCGCAAGCTCGACCGCGACCTCGACGCGATCGCCGCGCCCGGCGGGCCCCTCGCCAAGCTGGCCGCCTCGCTCTCGTCCGAGGAGCGTGGGCCGCGCTCGGGCGCCGCGCGGCTGGCCTCGCCGCCGCCGCGGGCGACCTACCGGCTGCAATTCCACAAGGACTTCACCTTCGACCACGCGGCGAAGATCGTTCCGTACCTGGCGAAGCTCGGCATCAGCCACGTCTACGCCTCGCCGATCCACAAGGCGCGGCCGGGCTCGATGCACGGCTACGACATCGTCGATCACCGCGAGATCAACCCGGAACTCGGCGGCGAGGAGGCCTTCGTGTGCTTCAGCGACACGCTGAAGAGCCACGGGCTGAAGTTCCTGCTCGACATCGTGCCCAACCACATGGGCGTCGGCGGTGCCGACAACCCGTGGTGGCTCTCGGTGCTCGAATGGGGTGCCCTGTCGCCGGCGGCCGACGCCTTCGACATCGATTGGGGCCGGCTCGGCGCCCGCAACAAGCTCGTCGTGCCCTTCCTCGGCGACCGCTACGGCGAGGCGCTGGAGAAGGGCGACCTCAAGCTCGCCTTCGACCCGGAGGAGGGCGGCTTCAGCGTCTGGCACTTCGAGCATCGTTTCCCGGTCAACCCGCTGAACTACCCGATCATCCTCGACCGGGCGCTCGCGGCCCTGCCGGAGGTCGGCGACGAGGGCTCGGCGGACGTCCTGTCGATCTCCGAGCGCCTGCGCCGGATGGGCGACGAGACCAATTCCGAGCGCATGGCCGCCTTCCCGGAGGAGGCGGAGGGGCTGAAGCGGCGCCTCGCCCATGCGGTCGCCGTCTCGTCCACCCTCAAGGCGGCGATCGACCGGGCGGTAACGCTGGTCAACGGCTTCAAGGGCCATCCCGACAGCTTCGGGGCGCTCCATCGCATCCTGGAGGCCCAGGCCTACCGCCTCGCCCATTGGCGGGTCGCGGCGAGCGACATCAACTATCGCCGCTTCTTCGACGTGAACTCGCTCGCCGGGCTCAAGGTCGAGGACAGGCGGGTGTTCGAGGGCGCCCACGCGATGCTGTTCCGCCAGATCCGCGAGGGACGGATCGACGGCCTGCGCATCGACCACATCGACGGGCTCGCCGATCCGGCGGGCTATGCCCGCGCGCTCCAGGCGGCTTTGGGGCCCGGCTTCTACATCGTGGTGGAGAAGATCCTGGAGCCCGGCGAGAAGTTGCGCCCCTGGCCGATCGCCGGCACCACCGGCTACGACGTGCTCAACCAGATCGACGGGCTGTTCGTCGACCAGGACAAGCGCGAGGCGGTGGCCAGGCTCTATGCCGGGGCGAGCGGCATGGACGAGCCCTACGCGTACCTCTTGCGCAATGTGAAGGGCGAGATCCTGGAAACCAGCTTCGCCAGCGAGCTGGAAGTCCTGACCTCGGACCTCAAGCAGGTGGCCGATGCCGACCGGCGCACCCGCGACTTCTCGGTCAACGCCCTGCGCCAGGCGCTCTCCGAGATCATCGCCCGCTTCCCGGTCTATCGCAGCTACCTCGGCTCGGACCTCGACGAGAACGAGATCGAGCCGGAGGACCTGAAGCTCATCGGCGACACGGTGCGCAAGGCCAAGCGCCGCTCCAGCCTGCCCGACCGCTCGGTGCATGATTTCGCCGAACGGGTCCTGCTCGGCCGGATCGACACCGAGGGGCCGGGCCGGCCCGACCCGGAGGTGGTGCGCCGCTTCCGCCGCCGCTTCCAGCAGCTCACCGGCCCGGTGATGGCGAAGAGCCTGGAGGACACCCTGTTCTACCGCTTCGTCGAGCTTCTGGCGCTCAACGAGGTCGGGGGCGATCCGGGCGAGTACGGCGTCACGGCGGAGCATTTCCACGCGCTCCAGGCCGCTCGCGCCCGCGACTGGCCGAACGCGATGATCACCACCGCCACCCACGACACCAAGCGCGGCGAGGATGCCCGGACCCGGCTGCTGGCCTTGTCGGAGGTCCCGGAGGAATGGGCCGACGCCTGGGCCCTGTGGGGCGAACTGGCAAAGCCCCACCTCTCGCAGGTCGAGGGCGAGGCCGCGCCCGATGCCAACGACCAGTGGATGTTCCTGCAGGCGATCCTCGGCGCCTGGCCGCTGGAACTGCTGACGGACTCTCCCGACCCGAAGGATGTCGAGGAGTTCCGCAAGCGGCTCGGCGCCTATGCCGAGAAGGCGATGCGCGAGGGCAAGCGCCGGTCGAGCTGGGTCAATGTCGACGAGGCCTACGAGGGCGCGGTCGCCAAGCTCTTCGATGCCCTGGTGGCGCCGGACTCGGAATTCCTGCGGGAATTCAGACCCTTCGCCGAGCGTCTGGCCCGGGTCGGCATGGTGACGGGCCTCGCCCGCTCGGCACTGAAATGCACTCTGCCGGGCCTGCCCGACATCTACCAGGGCACGGAGTTCTGGGACTTCTCCTTCGTCGATCCCGACAACCGCCGCCCGGTCGATTACGCCGAGCGCGAGGCGGCGCTCGGCCAGGACGCGGCCCTCGAAGACCTGCTGGCCTCCTGGCCCGACGGGAGGATCAAGCAGCGGGTGCTGGCCCGGCTGCTCGCCGACCGCGCGGCCCATCCCGGCTTCTACGCCGAGGCCGATTACGCGCCGGTGGCGGCCGAAGGGCCGGGGGCCGACCGCCTCGTCGCCTTCCTGCGCCAGGACGCGACCGCCGGCTCGGAGGCCGGCGACCTGCTGGTGGCGGTGCCCCGCCGCGTCGCCGCCGAGGAGGGCCTGCGCCTCGCGGGTGCCTTTGCCGGCACGAGCCTGCCGGTGCCCGAGGGCAGCGTCTGGCGCGATCTGGTGACGGGCGAGGAGATCCGGTCCGAGGGCGGGCGACTGTCGATTGGTCGACTCTTCTCGCGCCTCCCCCTGGCGGTTCTGCGCCACTCCGCCAGTTGA
- a CDS encoding maltotransferase domain-containing protein produces MNVPRTSTKPAKRTREVTPLPATLAPLAAGPRIYNLFPLLVGRVSAWTAELPRIAELGFDWVYLNPFHQAGGSRSLYAVADVESLDERLRDLGGTPDDEQIRRFCEAAAGHGLKIMTDLVVNHAANDGKLAHERPDLFVRDESGAPVSPHAVDPDDPSKITVWGDLAEFDYVGANARTALTELWNGYIAKLQALGVAGFRCDAAYKVPPDVWRSLIGAAKDRDHAALFAAETLGCTFEEARATAEAGFDYLFNSFAWWDLKAPWALEQYERLRILAPSIAFPENHDMQRLAASLDGGKQAVAAELKSRYALAAFFSAGVLMPIGYEWGYVKPLHVVETTPESREHQTGIDISGFVAAINRLRADLPAANVEGAQWRLSSPDAPYVALIRIDTGHPGSAENAVIVLHNPTDKPVAVDPAPLIAGTGGEFGPFQDLTPEVAPLVFRADQSIGLEPRVVRILAARRIGAMRRPRRTTPDGEGRVVIEAVSPEIDGGRSAIKRVVGDQLHVEADIFTDGHDVINAAVLSRLAGETEWRRDPMLFVENDRWHGHFPLTRNARYEYTVEAWRDDFSSWLRGLEKKRKAGIAVHLETQEGVSLVKRAASLAEGSDAAALNGLVAALEADEPGSAAQLHRLLEQTALIHRNSERVNLSRYPVVLEVFADRLAARFSAWYEIFPRSQSGDPNRHGTFDDVIARLPEIRELGFDVLYFTPIHPIGRTNRKGKNNSLKAQEGDVGSVYAVGAEEGGHEAVHPDLGTLDDFRRLVAASHAHGMEVALDFAIQCSPDHPWIRQHPEWFDWRPDGTIKFAENPPKKYEDIVNVDFYREGAFPSLWVELRDIIAGWVELGVKIFRVDNPHTKPIPFWEWMIRDINDRYPDVLFLAEAFTRPKMMKKLAKAGFQQSYTYFTWRNTKDELAAYSTELAGEMGEYYRPNFFANTPDINPVFLQTSGRPGFIIRGTLAATLSSVYGIYNGFELCDAAPVPGKEEYLDSEKYELKAWDYYRPGNIRDHIIALNRIRRENPALWDFRNVVFTPAWNDQILAYLRMTPSGDNAVFCMVNLDPRNRQECTYEVPLWQLGLPDDGAVEVEDLLQGYKFELRGKTHRIALDPAERSVVIWRLRRPERLAAPGGAWQHGTA; encoded by the coding sequence ATGAACGTACCCCGCACCAGCACCAAGCCGGCGAAGCGCACCCGCGAGGTGACGCCGCTGCCGGCCACCCTGGCGCCGCTGGCGGCCGGACCGCGGATCTACAACCTGTTTCCCCTCCTGGTCGGCCGGGTCTCGGCCTGGACCGCGGAACTCCCGCGGATCGCCGAGCTCGGCTTCGACTGGGTCTACCTCAACCCGTTCCACCAGGCCGGCGGCTCGCGCTCGCTCTACGCGGTGGCCGACGTGGAAAGCCTCGACGAGCGCCTGCGCGACCTCGGCGGCACGCCCGACGACGAGCAGATCCGCCGCTTCTGCGAGGCCGCCGCCGGGCACGGCCTGAAGATCATGACCGACCTGGTGGTGAACCACGCCGCCAATGACGGGAAGCTCGCCCACGAGCGCCCCGACCTGTTCGTGCGCGACGAATCCGGCGCGCCGGTGAGCCCGCACGCGGTCGATCCCGACGATCCGTCGAAGATCACCGTCTGGGGCGACCTCGCCGAATTCGACTATGTCGGCGCGAACGCCCGCACCGCCCTGACCGAGCTGTGGAACGGCTACATTGCGAAGCTCCAGGCTCTCGGCGTCGCCGGGTTCCGATGCGATGCCGCCTACAAGGTGCCGCCGGATGTCTGGCGCAGCCTGATCGGCGCCGCCAAGGACCGCGACCACGCCGCCCTCTTCGCCGCCGAGACGCTCGGCTGCACCTTCGAGGAGGCCCGCGCCACGGCGGAGGCCGGGTTCGACTACCTGTTCAACTCCTTCGCCTGGTGGGACCTGAAGGCGCCCTGGGCGCTCGAGCAGTACGAGCGCCTGCGCATCCTCGCGCCCTCGATCGCCTTCCCGGAGAACCACGACATGCAGCGGCTGGCCGCCTCGCTGGACGGCGGGAAGCAGGCGGTGGCGGCGGAACTCAAGAGCCGCTACGCGCTCGCCGCCTTCTTCTCGGCCGGCGTGCTGATGCCGATCGGCTATGAATGGGGCTACGTGAAGCCCCTCCACGTCGTCGAGACGACGCCGGAGAGCCGCGAGCACCAGACCGGGATCGACATCTCGGGCTTCGTGGCCGCGATCAACCGTCTGCGGGCCGACCTGCCGGCGGCGAATGTCGAGGGCGCGCAGTGGCGCCTCTCTTCCCCGGATGCGCCTTACGTGGCGCTGATCCGGATCGATACCGGCCATCCCGGCTCGGCGGAAAACGCCGTGATCGTGCTGCACAACCCGACCGACAAGCCGGTCGCGGTCGATCCGGCGCCGCTCATCGCCGGCACCGGCGGCGAGTTCGGCCCGTTCCAGGACCTGACGCCCGAAGTGGCACCCCTGGTCTTCCGGGCGGATCAGTCGATCGGCCTGGAGCCGCGGGTCGTGCGCATCCTCGCCGCCCGCCGCATCGGCGCCATGCGCCGTCCCCGCCGCACCACCCCGGACGGGGAGGGGCGGGTGGTCATCGAGGCGGTGAGCCCGGAGATCGATGGCGGCCGCTCGGCGATCAAGCGCGTCGTCGGCGACCAGCTCCATGTCGAGGCCGACATCTTCACCGACGGGCACGACGTCATCAACGCCGCGGTGCTCTCGCGGCTGGCCGGCGAGACCGAGTGGCGCCGCGACCCGATGCTGTTCGTCGAGAACGACCGCTGGCACGGCCATTTCCCCCTCACCCGCAACGCCCGCTACGAATACACCGTCGAGGCGTGGCGCGACGACTTCTCCTCCTGGTTGCGGGGCCTGGAGAAGAAGCGCAAGGCCGGCATCGCCGTGCATCTCGAGACCCAGGAGGGCGTCTCACTCGTCAAGCGTGCCGCCTCGCTCGCCGAGGGCAGCGATGCCGCCGCACTCAACGGCCTCGTCGCGGCGCTCGAGGCCGACGAGCCTGGCTCGGCGGCCCAGTTGCACCGTCTCCTCGAGCAGACGGCCCTCATCCACCGCAATTCCGAGCGGGTGAACCTCTCGCGCTATCCGGTGGTGCTGGAGGTCTTCGCCGACCGGTTGGCGGCCCGGTTCTCGGCCTGGTACGAGATCTTTCCGCGCTCGCAATCGGGTGATCCGAACCGCCACGGCACCTTCGACGACGTGATCGCGCGGCTTCCCGAGATCCGCGAACTCGGCTTCGACGTGCTCTACTTCACGCCGATCCACCCGATCGGCCGCACCAACCGCAAGGGCAAGAACAACTCGCTGAAAGCGCAGGAGGGCGATGTCGGCTCGGTCTACGCCGTCGGCGCCGAGGAGGGCGGCCACGAGGCGGTGCATCCCGATCTCGGCACCCTCGACGATTTCCGCCGCCTCGTGGCGGCGAGCCACGCCCACGGCATGGAAGTGGCCCTCGACTTCGCCATCCAGTGCTCGCCGGACCATCCCTGGATCAGGCAGCACCCGGAATGGTTCGACTGGCGGCCCGACGGCACGATCAAGTTCGCCGAGAACCCGCCGAAGAAGTACGAGGACATCGTCAACGTCGATTTCTACCGCGAGGGCGCGTTCCCGTCGCTGTGGGTCGAGCTGCGCGACATCATCGCCGGCTGGGTCGAATTGGGTGTGAAGATCTTCCGGGTCGACAACCCGCACACCAAGCCGATCCCGTTCTGGGAATGGATGATCCGCGACATCAACGACCGCTACCCGGACGTACTCTTCCTCGCCGAGGCCTTCACCCGGCCGAAGATGATGAAGAAGCTCGCCAAGGCCGGCTTCCAGCAGAGCTACACATACTTCACCTGGCGCAACACCAAGGACGAGCTGGCGGCCTACTCGACCGAACTCGCCGGCGAGATGGGCGAGTATTACCGCCCGAATTTCTTCGCCAACACGCCGGACATCAATCCGGTCTTTCTCCAGACCAGCGGCCGGCCGGGGTTCATCATCCGGGGAACGCTGGCCGCGACATTGTCGAGCGTCTACGGCATCTATAACGGCTTCGAACTGTGCGACGCCGCGCCGGTGCCGGGGAAGGAAGAATATCTCGACTCCGAGAAGTACGAGCTGAAGGCCTGGGACTATTACCGGCCCGGCAACATCCGCGATCACATCATCGCGCTGAACCGCATCCGGCGCGAGAACCCGGCTTTGTGGGACTTCCGCAACGTGGTCTTCACCCCGGCCTGGAACGACCAGATCCTGGCCTACCTGCGGATGACGCCGTCCGGCGACAACGCGGTGTTCTGCATGGTCAACCTCGATCCGAGGAACCGCCAGGAATGCACCTACGAGGTGCCGCTCTGGCAGCTCGGCCTGCCCGATGACGGCGCGGTCGAGGTCGAGGACCTGCTCCAAGGCTACAAGTTCGAGCTGCGCGGCAAGACCCACCGCATCGCCCTCGATCCCGCCGAGCGATCGGTGGTGATCTGGCGCCTTCGCCGCCCCGAGCGGCTTGCGGCGCCCGGCGGCGCATGGCAGCACGGCACTGCCTGA